A window from Macaca thibetana thibetana isolate TM-01 chromosome 7, ASM2454274v1, whole genome shotgun sequence encodes these proteins:
- the LOC126958426 gene encoding cholesterol 24-hydroxylase isoform X2: MSPGLLLLGSAVLLAFGLCCTFVHRARSRYEHIPGPPRPRLFGQGLVSECNYERWHKQRRVIDLAFSRSSLVSLMETFNEKAEQLVEILEAKADGQTPVSMQDMLTYTAMDILAKAAFGMETSMLLGAQKPLSQAVKLMLEGITASRNTLAKFLPGKRKQLREVRESIRFLRQVGRDWVQRRREALKRGEEVPADILTQILKAEEGAQDDEGLLDNFVTFFIAGHETSANHLAFTVMELSRQPEIVARLQAEVDEVIGSKRYLDFEDLGRLQYLSQVLKESLRLYPPAWGTFRLLEEETLIDGVRVPGNTPLLFSTYVMGRMDTYFEDPLTFNPDRFGPGAPKPRFTYFPFSLGHRSCIGQQFAQMEVKVVMAKLLQRLEFRLVPGQRFGLQEQATLKPLDPVLCTLRPRGWQPTPPPPPC; encoded by the exons ACTCTTCGGCCAAGGCTTGGTGTCCGAATGCAACTATGAGCGTTGGCACAAGCAGCGGCGAGTCATAGACCTGGCCTTCAGCCGGAG CTCCTTGGTTAGCTTAATGGAAACATTCAACGAGAAGGCTGAGCAGCTGGTGGAGATTCTAGAAGCCAAGGCAGATGGGCAGACCCCAGTGTCCATGCAGGACATGCTGACCTACACCGCCATGGACATCCTGGCCAAG gcAGCTTTTGGGATGGAGACCAGTATGCTGCTGGGTGCCCAGAAGCCTCTGTCCCAGGCAGTGAAACTGATGTTGGAGGGAATCACCGCATCCCGCAACACTCTGGCAAAG TTCCTGCCAGGGAAGAGGAAGCAGCTCCGGGAGGTCCGGGAGAGCATTCGCTTCCTGCGCCAGGTGGGCAGGGACTGGGTCCAGCGCCGCCGGGAGGCCCTGAAGAGGGGCGAGGAGGTTCCTGCCGACATCCTCACACAGATTCTCAAAG CTGAAGAGGGGGCCCAGGACGATGAGGGTCTGCTGGACAACTTCGTCACCTTCTTCATTGCTG GTCACGAGACCTCTGCCAACCACTTGGCGTTCACAGTGATGGAGCTGTCTCGCCAGCCGGAGATCGTGGCAAG GCTGCAGGCCGAGGTGGATGAGGTCATCGGTTCTAAGAGGTACCTGGATTTCGAGGACCTGGGGAGACTGCAGTACCTGTCCCAG GTCCTCAAAGAGTCGCTGAGGCTGTACCCACCAGCATGGGGCACCTTTCGCCTGCTGGAAGAGGAGACCTTGATCGATGGGGTCAGAGTCCCCGGCAACACCCCGCTCTTG TTCAGCACCTATGTCATGGGGCGGATGGACACATACTTTGAGGACCCGCTGACTTTCAACCCCGATCGCTTCGGCCCCGGAGCACCCAA GCCACGGTTCACCTACTTCCCCTTCTCCCTGGGCCACCGCTCCTGCATCGGGCAGCAGTTTGCTCAG ATGGAGGTAAAGGTGGTCATGGCAAagctgctgcagaggctggagttCCGGCTGGTGCCCGGGCAGCGCTTCGGGCTGCAGGAGCAGGCCACGCTCAAGCCACTGGACCCAGTGCTGTGCACCCTGCGGCCCCGCGGCTGGCAGCCCACACCCCCACCGCCCCCCTGCTGA